A DNA window from Brassica napus cultivar Da-Ae chromosome A4, Da-Ae, whole genome shotgun sequence contains the following coding sequences:
- the LOC106446314 gene encoding CMP-sialic acid transporter 1 → MGTPWYFVALLLTILTSSQGILTTLSQSDEGGYNYDYATVPFLAEVFKLIISGLFLWRETRSSSLATAKITTDWRSVRLFVIPSIIYLIHNNVQFATLTYVDTSTYQIMGNLKIVTTAILFRLFLKRKLSNLQWMAIGLLAVGTTTSQVKGCGEASCDSLFTAPIQGYLLGILSAALSALAGIYTEFLMKRNNDSLYWQNLQLYTFGSLFNVARLIADDFRLGFEKGPWWQRIFDGYSITTWLVVLNLGSTGLLVSWLMKYADNIVKVYSTSMAMLLTMVASIYLFSFKPTVQLFLGIIICIMSLHMYFAPPQTLVDLPVTNEAHPKTLKQVIVEEKTDS, encoded by the exons atGGGTACTCCGTGGTACTTTGTCGCACTACTTCTCACTATTCTTACTAGCTCCCAG GGAATTCTAACAACTCTATCTCAAAGTGATGAAGGAGGTTATAACTACGATTACGCTACTGTTCCCTTTCTTGCCGAAGTCTTCAAG CTGATCATTTCTGGCTTGTTTCTCTGGAGAGAGACGCGGTCATCCTCCTTAGCAACTGCGAAGATTACTACAGATTGGAGGAGTGTGCGCTTATTTGTTATCCCTTCTATTATCTATCTCATCCATAACAATGTCCAGTTTGCTACATTGACTTATGTCGACACATCCACTTATCAGATCATGGGTAATCTCAAGATCGTCACCACTGCCATTCTCTTTAG GTTGTTTTTGAAGAGAAAATTATCTAACCTTCAGTGGATGGCTATTGGTCTTTTAGCTGTTGGAACTACCACCAGCCAG GTTAAGGGTTGTGGAGAAGCTTCATGTGATTCCTTATTCACAGCACCTATACAAGGGTATTTGTTGGGTATTCTCTCAGCTGCTTTGTCCGCACTAGCCGGAATCTACACAGAGTTTCTGATGAAGAGAAACAATGACAGCTTATACTGGCAAAACTTGCAGTTGTATAC GTTTGGTTCACTTTTCAACGTTGCTCGGCTTATAGCAGATGATTTCAGACTCGGGTTTGAAAAGGGTCCTTGGTGGCAACGCATCTTTGATGGCTATAGCATCACCACTTGGTTGGTAGTTCTGAATCTCGGATCCACCGGCTTACTCGTCTCTTGGTTAATGAAGTACGCAGACAATATCGTCaag GTTTATTCTACTTCAATGGCGATGCTACTTACTATGGTAGCATCCATATACCTCTTCAGCTTCAAACCAACGGTCCAG CTTTTCTTGGGTATAATCATATGCATCATGTCACTTCATATGTACTTTGCTCCTCCACAAACGCTGGTGGACTTGCCCGTCACAAACGAAGCACATCCCAAAACCTTAAAGCAAGTTATCGTAGAAGAAAAGACAGATTCTTGA